Proteins found in one Miscanthus floridulus cultivar M001 chromosome 4, ASM1932011v1, whole genome shotgun sequence genomic segment:
- the LOC136551536 gene encoding putative cyclin-dependent kinase F-2 — protein MAAAIATRKRQALDGPCFPAAKKRSRYVFGSIYEYKKLWVLGEGTYGKVVRARHRRTGETVAIKWVRATRGGGGDGTRAALREAGCLAACRGAPSVVQIRDVAADEATGDLFIVTELVDGPTLRDRLTLTGRFLEAPARAAMRQLLRGVAWVHRAGALHRDVKPENVLVGPGGALKICDFGSATPVRPPYDPEDRVGTLWYLAPEMLKGSRCYGPPVDMWALGCVMLELLTGKPMFLGVETKEDLLVDVFQLRHNMDSDGVAAFKGLPPDLSKAAGELLCGLLCFDEGKRLTAAQALNHRWLSESEEAESMGPD, from the coding sequence ATGGCGGCGGCGATCGCCACCAGGAAGCGCCAGGCGCTCGACGGCCCCTGCTTCCCGGCGGCCAAGAAGCGTTCGCGGTACGTCTTCGGCTCCATCTATGAGTACAAGAAGCTCTGGGTGCTCGGGGAGGGCACGTACGGCAAGGTGGTGCGGGCGCGCCACCGGCGCACGGGCGAGACGGTGGCCATCAagtgggtccgcgccacccgcggcggcggcggcgacggcacccGCGCGGCACTCCGTGAGGCCGGCTGCCTGGCGGCCTGCCGTGGCGCCCCCTCGGTGGTGCAGATCCGCGACGTGGCCGCCGACGAGGCCACCGGGGACCTCTTCATCGTCACGGAGCTCGTCGACGGCCCGACCCTCCGCGACCGTCTCACCCTCACGGGCCGCTTCCTGGAGGCCCCGGCGCGCGCTGCCATGCGCCAGCTCCTGCGCGGCGTCGCGTGGGTGCACCGCGCGGGGGCGCTCCACCGCGACGTCAAGCCGGAGAACGTTCTCGTCGGCCCCGGTGGCGCGCTCAAGATCTGCGACTTCGGGTCGGCCACGCCTGTGCGCCCGCCGTACGACCCTGAGGACCGCGTGGGCACCTTGTGGTACCTCGCGCCGGAGATGCTCAAGGGCAGCCGCTGCTACGGCCCGCCGGTCGACATGTGGGCGCTCGGCTGCGTCATGCTAGAGTTGCTCACCGGCAAGCCCATGTTCCTTGGCGTCGAAACAAAGGAGGACCTGCTCGTGGACGTGTTCCAGCTGCGGCACAACATGGACTCGGACGGGGTGGCGGCGTTCAAGGGCCTGCCACCGGACCTGTCCAAGGCTGCCGGCGAGCTCTTGTGTGGGTTGCTTTGCTTTGACGAGGGCAAGAGGCTCACTGCGGCACAAGCGCTCAACCACCGGTGGCTCTCGGAGTCGGAGGAGGCAGAATCCATGGGTCCTGACTGA